One Pseudomonas abieticivorans genomic region harbors:
- a CDS encoding zinc-binding dehydrogenase, translated as MKALQGVEGHVEWVDHPSLECDVGQVKIRVAAAGLNRADLLQRAGLYPPPPGASEILGLECSGVISEVGAGSSWQVGDRVCTLLAGGGMAEEVVVDGRHVLPVPEGLTLVQAAAIPEVYATVWLNLFQLAGLKPGEKVLLHAGASGIGSAAIQLCKAFGNPTWVSVGSSERLEYCVQLGAQGGVVRTDGLSALNDFGPFDVILDPVGGGEYAKLNVKLAAVDGRWVLIGLMGGRDATLDLAQVLGKRVQLLGSTLRTRDDQFKADLLSDLGQHVWPLFSEGRLNPQVARTFAVTDAEAAFAELAGNQVSGKVVLIVDASLV; from the coding sequence GTGAAGGCATTGCAAGGCGTTGAAGGACATGTGGAGTGGGTAGACCATCCGAGCTTGGAATGCGACGTAGGTCAAGTGAAGATTCGCGTGGCGGCTGCGGGCCTGAACCGCGCCGACCTGTTGCAGCGCGCCGGTTTGTATCCGCCGCCGCCGGGGGCCAGTGAAATCCTCGGGTTGGAATGCTCGGGGGTTATCAGCGAAGTCGGTGCCGGTTCCTCCTGGCAGGTGGGTGATCGGGTGTGCACCCTGCTCGCCGGTGGCGGCATGGCCGAAGAAGTGGTGGTGGACGGTCGTCACGTGTTGCCGGTACCCGAGGGCCTGACCTTGGTGCAAGCGGCGGCGATCCCCGAGGTGTACGCCACGGTGTGGCTGAACCTGTTCCAGTTGGCCGGGCTCAAGCCGGGCGAAAAAGTATTGCTGCATGCGGGTGCCAGCGGCATCGGCTCGGCGGCGATCCAGCTGTGCAAGGCGTTTGGCAACCCGACCTGGGTCAGCGTGGGTTCCAGCGAGCGCCTGGAATACTGCGTGCAACTGGGGGCACAGGGCGGCGTAGTGCGTACCGACGGCCTGAGTGCCCTGAATGATTTTGGCCCCTTCGACGTGATCCTCGACCCGGTGGGCGGCGGCGAGTACGCCAAGCTCAACGTGAAGCTGGCGGCAGTCGACGGGCGCTGGGTGCTGATCGGCCTGATGGGCGGTCGCGATGCGACGCTGGACCTGGCCCAGGTGCTGGGCAAGCGGGTGCAGTTGCTGGGGTCTACCCTGCGCACCCGTGATGACCAGTTCAAGGCTGACCTGTTGAGTGACCTGGGTCAGCATGTATGGCCACTGTTCAGCGAAGGGCGGCTCAACCCGCAGGTGGCGCGCACCTTCGCGGTCACCGATGCAGAAGCGGCGTTCGCGGAATTGGCGGGTAACCAGGTGTCGGGCAAGGTGGTGTTGATCGTGGATGCCTCGTTGGTTTGA
- a CDS encoding HlyD family type I secretion periplasmic adaptor subunit — MAASSGPRGYFSSFGKTAESEFMPELASASLQDSPRLSRLTVWLCAALIVAALVWAKFAVLQEVTMGEGKAIPSSKVQVIQNLEGGIVTEIFVREGQMVNKGDTLIRLDDTRFLSNKGESEADRYALMAQVERLSAEAEGKPFVVSDEVRTKAPQVAEDEMSFYTSRQRRLASEQTTLTEQLRQKTQELAEFRSKQEQYRSSLALLQQEMNMSAPLVGTGAISPVEILRLKRSAVEARGQMDATTLAIPRADAAINEIKSKLNESIQTFRSDASKDLNSKRTDLSKITATSIAIDDRVSRTTVVSPVHGIIKTLKVNTIGGVVQPGSDMVEIVPLEDNLLIEAKVRPQDVAFLHPGQPAMVKFSAYDYTIYGGLKAKLELISADTITDDKGNSFYLIQVRTDKNHLGGDSKPLLIIPGMTATVDIITGEKSVLDYVLKPVLKARTEAMRER, encoded by the coding sequence ATGGCAGCATCTTCAGGTCCGCGAGGCTACTTCTCAAGCTTCGGTAAAACCGCGGAAAGCGAGTTCATGCCCGAGCTCGCCAGCGCGTCGTTGCAGGATTCGCCGCGCCTGTCGCGGCTCACGGTCTGGCTGTGCGCCGCGCTGATCGTGGCGGCGCTGGTATGGGCCAAGTTTGCCGTGCTGCAAGAGGTGACCATGGGCGAAGGCAAGGCCATCCCGTCGAGCAAGGTGCAAGTCATCCAGAACCTGGAGGGCGGCATCGTCACCGAGATTTTCGTGCGCGAAGGGCAAATGGTGAACAAGGGCGACACCCTGATACGCCTGGACGACACACGCTTTTTGTCCAACAAGGGCGAAAGCGAGGCCGACCGGTATGCGCTGATGGCCCAGGTGGAACGGCTGTCGGCAGAAGCCGAAGGCAAGCCGTTCGTGGTGTCCGACGAGGTCCGCACCAAGGCCCCGCAAGTGGCCGAGGACGAAATGAGCTTCTACACCTCGCGCCAGCGCCGGCTGGCCAGTGAGCAAACCACCCTCACCGAGCAACTGCGGCAAAAAACCCAGGAGCTGGCAGAGTTTCGCTCCAAGCAGGAGCAGTACCGCTCAAGCCTGGCCCTGCTGCAGCAAGAGATGAACATGTCGGCGCCGCTGGTGGGCACCGGGGCGATTTCACCGGTCGAGATCCTGCGCCTCAAGCGCAGCGCGGTCGAAGCCCGCGGCCAGATGGACGCCACCACCTTGGCCATCCCGCGCGCCGATGCGGCCATCAACGAGATCAAGAGCAAGCTCAACGAGTCGATCCAGACCTTCCGTTCCGACGCCTCCAAAGACCTCAACAGCAAGCGCACCGACCTGTCCAAGATCACCGCCACCAGCATCGCCATCGACGACCGCGTCAGCCGTACCACGGTGGTGTCACCGGTGCACGGCATCATCAAGACCTTGAAGGTCAATACCATCGGTGGGGTGGTGCAGCCGGGCAGCGACATGGTCGAGATCGTGCCGCTGGAAGACAACCTGCTGATCGAAGCCAAGGTGCGCCCCCAGGACGTGGCTTTCCTGCACCCCGGCCAACCGGCCATGGTCAAGTTCAGTGCCTACGACTACACCATCTACGGGGGCCTGAAGGCCAAGCTGGAGCTGATCAGCGCCGACACCATCACCGACGACAAGGGCAACAGCTTCTACCTGATCCAGGTGCGTACCGATAAAAACCATTTGGGCGGCGACAGCAAGCCGCTGCTGATCATCCCCGGCATGACCGCCACAGTGGACATCATCACCGGGGAGAAAAGCGTGTTGGATTACGTGTTGAAACCCGTATTGAAAGCGCGGACCGAAGCGATGCGCGAGCGGTGA
- a CDS encoding type I secretion system permease/ATPase — protein MTSMQPAAPGVDPRLSFDDPLLDGLLILCKLHGCTVSRTSLSAGLPLAEQRMSLDLLPRAAARASLQARLLRRELSAISPLNLPVLLILDQGRCAVLRRWGEDGQALILPSEAEGGEQWVSLEELQAAYSGQALFARPRHELEDLRSPLMPRVHAWFRDTLKLSRWLYSDAILASLMINLLGLMVPLFVMQTYDRVVPNQATSTLWVLVIGLLVGTLFELVLRVVRAHLLDTAGKKTDLILSATLFERITGMAMKARPATIGGFAQSIHDFQGLREFLTAVTLTSIIDLPFAVLMLLVIGLLGGWLVVIPMLAFPLTIIFALIIQVRLRDTVQKSLALGAERQALLIETLSGLETLKACGAESERQYQWENTHGALTRLDSHARNLSAMATNGTLFIQQFSGMAIIVAGVYSIIAGNLSVGALVASYMLGSRVLAPLGQIAGLITRYQQAQLTMRSTDALMALPQERDPQQRPLERTTLQGALAVSQVTFRYAGQNAPALSNISFSMKPGERIGIIGRSGSGKSTLARLVLGFYEPDEGQVLLDNLDLRQLDISDLRQQVGYVAHDLPLLAGSLRDNLTLGARYVSDARMLEVAEMTGVSELARQHPAGFDRPVGERGQLLSGGQRQAVLLARALLLDPPIMVLDEPTSHMDNSSEDTLRLKLHSWVQGKSLLLVTHRTSMLSLVDRLLVLDNGRIVADGPKDAVIDALRKGRVGSTAV, from the coding sequence TTGACCAGCATGCAACCTGCAGCCCCGGGCGTGGACCCGCGCCTGAGCTTCGATGACCCCCTGCTCGACGGCTTGCTGATCTTGTGCAAGCTGCACGGTTGCACCGTCAGCCGCACCAGCCTAAGCGCCGGCCTGCCCCTGGCCGAGCAACGCATGAGCCTGGACCTGCTGCCCCGTGCCGCAGCCCGGGCCAGCTTGCAGGCGCGCCTGTTGCGCCGCGAACTGTCGGCGATCTCGCCGCTCAACCTGCCGGTGCTGCTGATCCTCGACCAGGGCCGCTGCGCGGTGCTCAGGCGCTGGGGCGAGGACGGCCAGGCGCTGATCCTGCCCAGCGAAGCCGAGGGTGGCGAGCAATGGGTCAGCCTTGAAGAATTGCAAGCGGCCTACAGCGGCCAAGCGCTGTTCGCACGGCCCCGCCACGAGCTTGAAGACCTGCGCTCGCCGCTGATGCCACGGGTGCATGCCTGGTTTCGCGACACGCTCAAACTGTCCCGCTGGCTGTACAGCGACGCCATCCTGGCCAGCCTGATGATCAACCTGCTAGGGCTGATGGTGCCGCTGTTCGTGATGCAAACCTACGACCGGGTGGTGCCCAACCAAGCCACCTCGACCTTGTGGGTGCTGGTGATCGGGCTGTTGGTGGGCACGCTGTTCGAACTGGTGCTGCGGGTGGTGCGCGCGCACCTACTGGACACCGCCGGCAAGAAGACCGACCTGATCCTGTCCGCCACGCTGTTTGAGCGCATCACCGGCATGGCGATGAAAGCCCGCCCCGCCACCATCGGCGGTTTTGCGCAAAGCATCCACGACTTCCAGGGCCTGCGCGAATTCCTCACCGCGGTCACCCTGACCAGCATCATCGACCTGCCTTTCGCCGTGCTGATGCTGCTGGTGATCGGCCTGCTGGGCGGCTGGCTGGTGGTGATCCCGATGCTGGCTTTCCCGCTGACCATCATCTTTGCCCTGATCATCCAGGTGCGCCTGCGCGACACCGTGCAAAAAAGCCTGGCCCTGGGCGCCGAACGCCAGGCGCTGCTGATCGAAACCCTCAGCGGCCTGGAAACCCTGAAGGCCTGTGGCGCCGAGAGCGAGCGCCAGTACCAGTGGGAAAACACCCACGGCGCCCTCACCCGCCTGGACAGCCATGCGCGCAACCTGTCGGCCATGGCCACCAACGGCACGCTGTTCATCCAGCAGTTTTCCGGCATGGCGATCATCGTCGCCGGGGTTTACAGCATCATCGCCGGCAACCTCAGCGTGGGCGCGCTGGTGGCCAGCTACATGCTCGGCAGCCGCGTGCTGGCGCCACTGGGGCAGATCGCCGGTTTGATCACCCGCTACCAGCAGGCCCAACTGACCATGCGTAGTACTGACGCGCTGATGGCCCTGCCGCAAGAGCGCGACCCGCAACAGCGGCCACTGGAACGCACCACCCTGCAAGGAGCCCTGGCGGTCAGCCAGGTGACCTTCCGTTATGCCGGGCAAAACGCCCCGGCCCTGAGCAACATCAGTTTCAGCATGAAGCCGGGCGAACGCATCGGCATCATCGGCCGCAGCGGCTCGGGCAAAAGCACCCTGGCGCGGCTGGTCCTGGGCTTCTACGAACCCGACGAAGGCCAGGTGCTGCTGGACAACCTGGACCTGCGCCAACTGGACATCAGCGACCTGCGCCAGCAAGTCGGCTACGTGGCCCACGACCTGCCGCTGCTGGCGGGCAGCCTGCGTGACAACCTGACCCTGGGCGCGCGTTACGTCAGTGACGCACGCATGCTGGAAGTGGCCGAAATGACCGGCGTCAGCGAACTGGCCCGCCAGCACCCGGCCGGCTTCGACCGCCCGGTGGGCGAACGCGGCCAACTGCTCAGCGGTGGCCAGCGCCAGGCCGTGCTGCTGGCCCGGGCACTGCTACTGGACCCACCGATCATGGTGCTCGACGAACCCACCAGCCACATGGACAACAGCAGCGAAGACACCCTGCGCCTCAAGCTGCACAGCTGGGTGCAGGGCAAAAGCCTGCTGCTGGTCACCCACCGCACCTCGATGCTCAGCCTGGTGGATCGGCTGTTGGTGCTGGACAACGGACGGATCGTGGCCGATGGCCCGAAAGACGCGGTAATCGACGCATTGCGCAAGGGCCGTGTCGGCTCAACAGCGGTTTAG
- a CDS encoding TolC family outer membrane protein: MRVLNPIYSAVLLAMACAQAQAMSLTDAIQSTIDNHPEIQSSINNRLSADEDEKVAKGGFYPSVDLVAGYGREKTDSPTTRALTGNNTETLNYTQSELRLRQMLFDGFNTPNEVERTKGVVNSRAYYVRGTSETLALRAIEVYLEVLKRRELLTLAKNNLQAHLRVNDQIGLRSERGVGSTADVDQSRARRALAENNFYTAQVDLSDAEANFFSAVGRMPDELESPASVKGEMPTDLASARQSMLENNPYLKSAQADVQSAESQYETAKSPFYPRLDAELAVGANNNISGEEGRDNNWRAGVVMNYNLFRGGSDKARLQSDAHKINQAMDIRNNALRMLNENMSLAWNAMNNARVQTPYAREYAETTTKVRAAYQDQFGLGQRTLLDLLDSENELYNANRRYAEVRYTEEYSMYRVLANMGQLLNKEKVVLPAEAIAQTEVKSEARLPDMK; this comes from the coding sequence ATGCGCGTTTTGAACCCCATCTACAGCGCGGTTTTGTTGGCGATGGCCTGCGCTCAAGCCCAAGCCATGTCGCTCACCGACGCGATCCAGAGCACCATCGACAACCACCCGGAGATCCAGTCCAGCATTAACAACCGGCTGTCGGCAGATGAGGACGAGAAAGTCGCCAAGGGCGGGTTTTACCCCAGCGTTGACCTGGTGGCCGGTTACGGCCGGGAAAAAACCGACAGCCCGACCACCCGCGCGCTCACCGGCAACAACACCGAAACCCTGAATTACACCCAGTCGGAACTGCGGCTGCGGCAGATGCTGTTCGACGGTTTCAACACCCCCAACGAAGTGGAACGCACCAAGGGCGTGGTCAACTCGCGCGCCTACTACGTGCGCGGTACCTCGGAAACCCTGGCCCTGCGCGCCATCGAGGTGTACCTGGAAGTGCTCAAGCGTCGCGAGCTACTGACCCTGGCCAAAAATAACCTGCAGGCGCACCTGCGGGTCAACGACCAGATCGGCCTGCGCAGCGAGCGCGGCGTGGGCAGCACCGCCGACGTCGACCAATCGCGAGCCCGTCGCGCCCTGGCCGAGAACAACTTCTACACCGCCCAAGTAGACCTGTCGGACGCCGAGGCGAACTTCTTCAGCGCCGTGGGGCGCATGCCCGACGAGCTGGAATCACCAGCCTCGGTCAAAGGCGAAATGCCCACAGACCTTGCGTCCGCCCGCCAGTCGATGCTGGAGAACAACCCCTACCTGAAATCGGCCCAAGCCGACGTGCAGTCTGCCGAAAGCCAGTACGAAACCGCCAAGTCGCCGTTCTACCCGCGCCTGGACGCGGAGCTGGCGGTGGGCGCCAACAACAACATCTCCGGCGAAGAAGGCCGCGACAACAACTGGCGCGCCGGCGTGGTAATGAACTACAACCTGTTCCGCGGCGGCAGCGACAAGGCCCGCCTGCAGTCCGATGCGCACAAGATCAACCAGGCCATGGACATCCGTAACAACGCCCTGCGCATGCTCAACGAGAACATGTCGCTGGCCTGGAACGCCATGAACAACGCCCGCGTGCAAACCCCCTACGCCCGCGAATACGCCGAGACCACCACCAAGGTGCGTGCTGCCTACCAAGACCAGTTCGGCCTGGGCCAACGGACCCTGCTCGACCTGTTGGACAGTGAGAACGAGTTGTACAACGCCAACCGTCGTTACGCCGAGGTGCGCTACACCGAGGAGTATTCGATGTACCGCGTGCTGGCCAACATGGGCCAGTTGCTGAACAAGGAAAAAGTCGTGTTGCCAGCAGAAGCCATCGCCCAGACGGAAGTCAAAAGCGAAGCGCGCCTGCCGGACATGAAGTAA
- the lapD gene encoding cyclic di-GMP receptor LapD — MSLLKQLFLAICLFLVVAFSGSFFVSLESSREQLVGQLRSHAQDAATALGLSLAPHIDDPAMMELMVSSIFDSGYFANIRVVNLEDNSVLVERTADPSNEEVPAWFIHMVNLKPQGADALIMRGWEQAAKVEVLSHPQFALAKLWDAALGSLVWLALCGLLSAVFGGWLLRQQLRPLDMMEKQAQAISQREFLTLPKIPRTPELRRVVLAMNQMVEKLKALFAEEASRSEKLLEESYLDNLTGLANRRLFDERLTNHLLVTEQNSAGYLLMLRVNDLAGLNQRLGGQRTDALISETGELLKRLLQQPGRDRWLAARNRGGEFSLLAPGLGHDDAARLAGELSASLENLHHTGASDVQPVAHLGVVAYKPGETTAAAYMHLDQALTQAQNTPRQPWAIVANFTGAPLQNPREWRTWIDEALKESKLRLYFQPVVTCDDVGQVIHQKVLARLLDADGQAVAAGHFLPWIERLGWSTRFDMAMLEHTLAYLAEHPQPLALSLSGSTLREAGNLQQIIDLLKSCPGQAHLLTLEADERHLPGPAELPALSQSIRDTGFHFGLQHFGGSFSQIGNLTQLGLAYLKIDGSYIRAIDQQGDKRLFIEAIYRATHSIDMPLIAEMVETQGELEVLKALGLHGAMGRLIGAPAPAL; from the coding sequence ATGTCTTTACTCAAACAGCTCTTCCTGGCGATCTGCCTGTTCCTGGTGGTGGCCTTCAGCGGCAGTTTTTTCGTCAGCCTGGAAAGCTCTCGCGAGCAACTGGTGGGCCAATTGCGCTCCCACGCCCAGGACGCCGCCACGGCGCTGGGGCTGTCCTTGGCGCCGCACATCGACGACCCGGCGATGATGGAGCTGATGGTCAGCTCGATCTTCGACAGCGGCTATTTTGCCAACATCCGCGTGGTCAACCTGGAAGACAACAGCGTGCTGGTCGAGCGCACGGCCGACCCGTCCAACGAAGAGGTGCCCGCCTGGTTTATCCACATGGTCAACCTCAAACCCCAAGGCGCCGATGCGCTGATCATGCGTGGCTGGGAGCAGGCGGCGAAGGTGGAAGTGCTCAGCCATCCGCAATTCGCCCTGGCCAAGCTGTGGGACGCAGCCTTGGGCAGCCTGGTTTGGCTGGCCCTGTGCGGCCTGCTCAGCGCAGTATTCGGTGGCTGGTTGTTGCGCCAGCAATTGCGCCCGCTGGACATGATGGAAAAACAGGCCCAGGCCATCAGCCAGCGCGAATTCCTGACCTTGCCGAAAATCCCCCGTACCCCGGAACTGCGCCGGGTGGTGCTGGCGATGAATCAGATGGTGGAAAAACTCAAGGCGCTGTTTGCCGAAGAGGCCAGCCGCAGCGAAAAGCTATTGGAGGAGTCTTACCTGGACAACCTCACGGGGCTGGCCAACCGCCGGCTGTTCGATGAGCGATTGACCAACCACCTGCTGGTGACCGAACAGAACAGCGCAGGCTACCTGTTGATGCTGCGGGTCAATGACTTGGCCGGCTTGAACCAGCGCCTGGGCGGGCAACGCACCGATGCGCTGATCAGCGAAACCGGCGAATTGCTCAAGCGCCTGCTGCAACAGCCAGGTCGCGACCGGTGGCTGGCGGCGCGCAACCGCGGTGGCGAGTTCAGCCTGCTGGCCCCAGGCCTGGGCCACGACGACGCCGCGCGCCTGGCCGGCGAACTGAGCGCCAGCCTGGAAAACCTCCACCACACCGGCGCCAGCGACGTGCAGCCGGTGGCCCACCTGGGGGTGGTGGCCTACAAGCCTGGGGAAACCACGGCCGCCGCCTACATGCACCTGGACCAGGCGCTGACACAGGCCCAGAACACCCCCCGGCAGCCCTGGGCGATCGTCGCCAATTTCACCGGCGCGCCGCTGCAAAACCCACGCGAGTGGCGCACCTGGATCGACGAGGCGCTCAAGGAAAGCAAACTCAGGCTGTACTTCCAACCGGTGGTGACCTGCGACGATGTCGGCCAGGTGATCCACCAAAAAGTTTTGGCACGCCTGCTCGATGCCGACGGCCAAGCCGTGGCCGCCGGGCACTTCCTACCCTGGATCGAGCGGCTGGGCTGGTCGACGCGTTTTGACATGGCCATGCTCGAACACACCTTGGCCTACCTGGCCGAGCATCCGCAACCGTTGGCCTTGAGCCTGTCGGGCAGTACCTTGCGCGAGGCCGGCAACCTGCAACAGATCATCGACCTGCTCAAGAGCTGCCCAGGCCAGGCGCACCTACTGACCCTGGAAGCCGACGAACGCCACCTGCCCGGCCCCGCCGAACTGCCAGCGCTGAGCCAGTCGATCCGCGACACCGGCTTTCATTTCGGCCTGCAGCACTTTGGTGGCAGCTTCAGCCAGATCGGCAACCTGACGCAGTTGGGCCTGGCGTACTTGAAAATCGACGGCAGCTACATCCGCGCCATCGACCAGCAGGGCGACAAGCGCCTGTTCATCGAAGCCATCTACCGCGCCACCCACAGCATCGACATGCCGTTGATCGCGGAAATGGTGGAGACGCAAGGGGAGTTGGAGGTGCTCAAGGCGTTGGGCTTGCACGGGGCGATGGGCAGGTTGATCGGAGCACCCGCGCCGGCGCTGTGA
- the lapG gene encoding cysteine protease LapG — MAARPRRQGWPTRRLMAWWCAALLGLSLVVTGQDWPEWDFAQIIKTAEQRNNGLGSAKDRLQDWAKLLQSAAQQPERQQLDAVNSFFNRQLRFEDDMTVWHQVDYWATPEEALIKGAGDCEDYAIAKYFSLRRLGVPSQKLRITYVKALTQNQAHMVLTYYSSDRADPLVLDNLIGEIRPASQRKDLLPVYAFNAEGIYMPGAASGNKASDTKKLSRWQDLLKKMKAEGFAIGDG; from the coding sequence ATGGCTGCACGCCCGCGTCGTCAAGGATGGCCTACGCGCCGGCTCATGGCCTGGTGGTGCGCGGCCTTGCTTGGCCTTTCGCTGGTGGTCACCGGCCAGGACTGGCCCGAATGGGACTTTGCGCAAATCATCAAGACCGCCGAGCAGCGCAACAACGGCCTGGGCTCGGCCAAGGACCGCCTGCAAGACTGGGCCAAACTGCTGCAAAGCGCAGCCCAGCAACCCGAACGCCAGCAACTGGACGCCGTGAACAGCTTTTTCAACCGCCAGTTGCGCTTTGAAGACGACATGACCGTGTGGCACCAGGTGGACTATTGGGCCACCCCCGAAGAAGCGCTGATCAAGGGTGCCGGCGATTGCGAGGACTACGCCATTGCCAAGTACTTCAGCCTGCGCCGCCTGGGCGTGCCGAGCCAGAAACTGCGCATCACCTACGTCAAGGCCCTGACCCAGAACCAGGCCCACATGGTGCTGACCTACTACAGCAGCGACCGCGCCGACCCGTTGGTGCTGGACAACCTGATTGGCGAGATCCGCCCTGCCTCCCAACGCAAGGACCTGCTGCCGGTGTACGCCTTCAATGCCGAAGGCATCTACATGCCGGGGGCGGCGTCGGGCAACAAGGCCAGCGACACGAAAAAACTGTCGCGCTGGCAAGACCTGTTGAAAAAAATGAAGGCCGAAGGCTTTGCCATCGGCGACGGATAG
- a CDS encoding PA3496 family putative envelope integrity protein → MSTGKEELDVEDELSPADDEETEAPVEVAKTNLNKRRTIDNLLEERRLQRQLADYDFDL, encoded by the coding sequence ATGAGCACCGGTAAAGAAGAACTGGATGTAGAAGACGAACTTTCGCCTGCCGACGACGAAGAAACCGAAGCACCGGTTGAAGTGGCGAAAACCAATCTGAACAAACGCCGCACCATTGACAATCTCCTGGAAGAGCGCCGCTTGCAGCGCCAGCTGGCCGATTACGATTTCGATCTGTAG
- the nth gene encoding endonuclease III produces MNAVKRREIFRRLHADNPEPKTELAYTTPFELLIAVILSAQSTDVGVNKATAKLYPVANTPAAIHALGVEGLSEYIKTIGLYNSKAKNVIETCRLLVELHGGEVPQTREALEALPGVGRKTANVVLNTAFRQLTMAVDTHIFRVSNRTGIAPGKNVVEVEKGLMKFVPKEYLLDSHHWLILLGRYVCQARKPRCGSCLIEDLCEYKHKTSDD; encoded by the coding sequence ATGAACGCCGTCAAACGCCGGGAAATCTTTCGCAGGTTGCACGCGGACAATCCGGAGCCTAAAACCGAACTGGCCTACACCACGCCCTTCGAATTGCTGATCGCCGTGATCCTCTCGGCGCAGTCCACCGACGTCGGCGTGAACAAGGCCACGGCCAAGCTGTACCCGGTGGCCAACACCCCGGCAGCGATCCATGCCCTGGGCGTGGAAGGCTTGTCGGAGTACATCAAGACCATCGGCCTGTACAACAGCAAAGCAAAAAACGTCATCGAAACCTGCCGCCTGCTGGTCGAACTGCACGGCGGTGAAGTACCACAAACCCGCGAGGCCTTGGAGGCGCTCCCCGGGGTGGGCCGTAAAACCGCCAACGTGGTGCTTAACACCGCTTTCCGCCAATTGACCATGGCCGTGGACACGCACATTTTCCGTGTCAGCAACCGCACCGGCATCGCCCCCGGCAAGAACGTGGTGGAGGTGGAAAAGGGCCTGATGAAGTTCGTGCCCAAGGAATACCTGCTGGACTCGCACCACTGGTTGATCCTGCTGGGGCGATATGTATGCCAGGCGCGCAAGCCACGCTGCGGCAGTTGCTTGATCGAAGACCTGTGCGAATACAAGCACAAGACCTCGGACGATTGA